The region CCAGATGCTGAAAACACAGCACCAGAAGTGTATAAACTTGTCAATAAAGGCACGGTGTTTACGTTCGACCACGGCACAGAACTTGGTTTACAGCaacttggcgatggaggcATCACCGTCAACTTTTGGAAGGTCCGCGACGAGAATTGGAGAGAAGCCTGCAAGTACGACGTGACTAGCAATGAAGCAGCTCGCGAGGCGATCCTTGCAGATATGCCAGGCTGGCATGCAACATTACGAGAAGCAGTTACGAAAGCCACGGCTGCGTGTCAAGGGCGGTCATTATACATGCTCCCCGTTGGTACGAAGTGGCAGCATAAGAAGGGCGTGACACTGATTGGCGATGCAGCGCATTTGATGCTTCATTGCGCTGGGGAGGGCGTTAATCTGGCGTTTCAAGATGCGAGAATGTTAGCTAGGGCGATTATACGGGCATCGAAAGAGGGAGAGGGTTCTCTTGATAGACATGTTATCAAGTTTGAGGAGGACATGTTTGCGAGGGCTGCCAAAGCGCAAGAGATGACGGATCAGATGAGGATTGCTAGCTTTTTTACGCCGGATGCGCCGAGGGGGAGTTTGCCGGGCTGGATTTTGGCGAGGGCAAAGTATGACGTGCATTTTTTGGTGTACCCTTTGGCGTTTACTTGGTTTCATGTGTTTTATTTCTTTTACAAGATGTTGAACCGGTAGTTGGGTGGGCTTTATGGTTGAAGAGAATATAAGTAGGTGGGAATATAGCGGATTTGTGTAGCCAGTACGACCAGTAGGCTACGAACCATCAATTGGGCATTTCTACTCGGCTAAATGCCCTCAAATATTTATATCCACAATCGTCAACATGGAAGAATTCACTCTATCCAATGCCCAAATTGGATCGCAGTTCCAATCTGATCCATGTGTAACCGGAGCTGGCCGATGCCCCGCCCCCGCCATACATTCATCACATCAACTGATCCTCCACTTGACCAaaaaagtccaagtccaatcCAAGTCGACTTCAAAACCGAATCTTCACCGAAGTCCACCACGCCCTGCCCAACATGCACATATAAATCTTCACTCTTCCTCACCGCAATTCTCACCactgcatcaccaccaatttcccccccccccccccccccccccaaacCATCCCGTCAATCTTAACCCCCCGCCACCCGTCCAGCCGCCCAAAATGCCCAACCC is a window of Pochonia chlamydosporia 170 chromosome 5, whole genome shotgun sequence DNA encoding:
- a CDS encoding oligopeptide transporter (similar to Metarhizium acridum CQMa 102 XP_007811444.1) codes for the protein MTFKVAIIGAGPAGCMLGRLLHQVNIPVNIFEGETAPDDRSQGGSLDLHEKTGLAAIRDAGLWNQFIKNARYDSQALALLDKNAHTWFSLGSSRPVLSKPEIDRIHLRRILYESLPKDTIRWGHRLQRIDQDTLIFEDTTISGFDLIVGADGAWSKVRPTVTSITPVYSGVGGHQLKIPDAENTAPEVYKLVNKGTVFTFDHGTELGLQQLGDGGITVNFWKVRDENWREACKYDVTSNEAAREAILADMPGWHATLREAVTKATAACQGRSLYMLPVGTKWQHKKGVTLIGDAAHLMLHCAGEGVNLAFQDARMLARAIIRASKEGEGSLDRHVIKFEEDMFARAAKAQEMTDQMRIASFFTPDAPRGSLPGWILARAKYDVHFLVYPLAFTWFHVFYFFYKMLNR